The Candidatus Aegiribacteria sp. genome window below encodes:
- a CDS encoding FAD-dependent oxidoreductase — protein sequence MIGISKKPGKVAVLGAGLTGLRAADVLSENGVDVVVIEKEAYPGGLAHTFQQNGFHFDLGPHRFHTENSEILQMVEKLLPGELLELQRLSRIHLLDRYFIYPLSFGDVLKKMPLLKAAGMTMSYFMERGKNLFSSGEKPSFKEWVISRFGKKLYDLYFGPYTEKLWGCPAEKLSSDWASQRISVPKLTDLVRATVFPQKNSARSLVSKFHYPRGGIGRISEALAEKAFSRGADFIYSTSPDSIQPLTDGGYSISSGGKDIKVDGIVSTIPVTEYVELLGNTLSENIHNCSEKLHYRAIVFLVLQLKTGIMANDHWIYIPEEKYLFNRISIPGNFDAELSENGSQMVFEFTCMEDDDIWSGDRDLLESAIAGGIELELFRRDDVMGSMLTRKAHAYPVYSLEYSDNISTVLDALDVLESSVTTGRQGLFRYNNMDHSLEMGEYAALELLGRGSVRQRFEWTRKTWADG from the coding sequence ATGATCGGAATATCTAAAAAACCGGGTAAGGTCGCGGTTCTGGGAGCAGGTCTTACAGGTTTGAGGGCAGCGGATGTGCTTTCCGAAAACGGTGTGGACGTTGTTGTAATTGAGAAAGAGGCGTATCCTGGTGGTCTTGCTCATACATTTCAGCAGAATGGATTCCACTTTGATCTGGGACCCCACCGGTTTCATACTGAGAATTCAGAAATACTTCAGATGGTAGAAAAACTTCTTCCGGGTGAACTTCTGGAGCTTCAAAGATTAAGCAGAATTCATCTTCTTGACAGGTATTTCATATATCCCCTTTCCTTCGGTGATGTACTAAAAAAAATGCCCCTCCTGAAAGCGGCAGGTATGACAATGAGCTACTTCATGGAAAGAGGGAAGAACCTTTTTTCTTCGGGAGAAAAACCATCCTTTAAAGAATGGGTAATAAGCAGATTTGGAAAGAAGTTATACGATCTGTATTTCGGTCCATATACGGAAAAACTCTGGGGCTGTCCGGCAGAAAAGCTTTCCTCCGACTGGGCAAGCCAGAGAATATCGGTTCCGAAACTTACGGATCTGGTAAGAGCTACAGTATTTCCACAGAAAAATTCAGCCAGGAGCCTTGTAAGCAAGTTTCACTACCCGAGGGGTGGAATCGGCAGGATATCCGAAGCGCTTGCAGAAAAAGCGTTCTCCAGGGGAGCGGATTTCATTTATTCCACCAGCCCTGATTCCATCCAGCCTCTCACCGATGGCGGGTACAGCATATCTTCAGGCGGAAAAGATATAAAGGTTGATGGTATTGTGAGTACAATTCCAGTAACTGAATACGTTGAATTGTTGGGTAACACTCTGTCTGAGAACATTCACAACTGTTCAGAGAAGCTCCATTACAGGGCGATTGTGTTTCTTGTGCTGCAGCTGAAGACTGGAATCATGGCGAATGACCACTGGATATATATACCTGAGGAAAAGTACCTGTTCAACCGAATCTCAATACCCGGGAACTTTGATGCTGAATTGTCTGAAAACGGTTCTCAAATGGTGTTCGAGTTTACCTGCATGGAGGATGATGATATCTGGTCGGGGGACCGCGATCTGCTTGAATCAGCAATTGCGGGAGGAATTGAGCTTGAGCTTTTCCGGAGGGATGATGTTATGGGAAGCATGCTTACTCGGAAAGCTCACGCATATCCGGTTTACTCTTTGGAATACTCCGATAATATATCAACAGTGCTTGACGCTCTTGACGTTCTGGAATCTTCAGTTACAACAGGTCGCCAGGGATTGTTCAGATACAACAATATGGATCACTCCCTGGAAATGGGAGAGTACGCAGCACTGGAGCTTCTGGGGCGGGGAAGCGTGCGGCAGCGGTTTGAATGGACGCGGAAAACATGGGCTGACGGCTGA
- a CDS encoding cache domain-containing protein — MPFSCWRCYRDAPEDKYLYIYDTNGNNLFHAGMLELEGQNLRSILDIDGKNIFNMIIEALEDTYNSHAWVHYVWWEPGSFYPVPKSSCHFRVSTPQGEDLIVGGGMNYPLEEKEGDYEPDSQPGYYIQEEKLVLYRMLKENNR; from the coding sequence CTGCCATTTTCCTGCTGGCGCTGTTACCGGGATGCTCCGGAAGATAAATACCTTTACATCTACGATACGAACGGCAACAATCTCTTCCACGCAGGAATGCTCGAATTAGAGGGGCAGAATCTGCGAAGCATATTGGACATTGACGGCAAGAACATCTTCAACATGATTATCGAAGCGCTGGAGGATACTTATAATTCACACGCATGGGTGCATTACGTATGGTGGGAACCGGGCAGCTTCTACCCCGTTCCGAAATCATCTTGTCACTTCAGAGTATCCACTCCGCAGGGCGAGGATCTGATTGTGGGGGGAGGAATGAATTACCCTCTCGAAGAGAAAGAAGGTGATTATGAACCAGATAGTCAACCTGGATACTATATTCAAGAAGAAAAACTAGTTTTGTATCGCATGCTTAAGGAGAACAACAGATGA
- a CDS encoding PAS domain-containing protein, whose protein sequence is MNTAELSGLLESESAGIWKWELKTGYVEFNEVWENVLGFSSSEIDHNIDFWLDLLHPDESVYIMHEVFRCRDGIIPVFRATHRLKKKDNNWITVLSIGTVVKAQENDETDYFLCNQFIVDDDINTHDYLRFHRDLGIALSSTTDLNTAVQISLEAVLQFNTVDAGGVYLLNHETDTFELIEYRGLPDWFVENNKYYSAGSSMGMLMKNERTIYLQYDEHSPFPEEHNETDQMSINALLPIKHLGKLEAVLFLASRTKKDIPPSVYDEIEGIVQKISGTIGRIRAENRMRVSEEKHRILLERIGSPILAVNGNMKILFSNIVLENVLDNRSINGELVSTVFSGQLEKVLIREFGEVFETGKPRHVLVEHEDHIWNVFFSSLPDGVLAILQDITASEKAKEKLDFKSRFENLLIDISTGFIEMQGNALNPGINDALMKVGTSIQADRSYLFQVDNAARTVSNTHEWCADAIETHIDNLQNLPFTSIPWWISKLTRHDTISIPSVANLPEEASAEKAILEQLCNQSMVAVPIVHGENLIGFLGFDSVHRERTWSEDIIDLLRIVGVAMSNALLRNRMETELRNMYLKADEEARMNATLLKEVNHRVKNNLSEIIGLLYAQLRYTEETKSISDFVPSLIGRVQGLATVHSMLSNSGWKPLKISELAREIISGTISVKPGGQRVFSTVHDSDAKVNSNQAHSLALIFNELVRNSMKYAFRDIEHLRISVNIHQDESGTISINYRDNGSGFPGEVLRMEKSGLGIDIIRNMVSKNLQGELTMANDAGAITEITFTENEVI, encoded by the coding sequence ATGAATACAGCTGAACTATCCGGCCTTCTGGAAAGTGAAAGCGCCGGAATCTGGAAATGGGAATTGAAGACAGGCTATGTGGAGTTCAACGAAGTCTGGGAAAATGTGCTTGGGTTTTCTTCCTCTGAAATCGATCACAATATTGATTTCTGGCTTGATCTGCTCCATCCCGACGAATCCGTTTATATCATGCATGAGGTTTTCAGGTGCAGGGATGGAATAATTCCAGTATTCCGTGCTACTCATCGCCTCAAAAAAAAGGACAATAACTGGATCACCGTACTATCAATTGGCACTGTCGTTAAGGCTCAGGAGAATGATGAAACTGATTACTTTTTATGTAACCAGTTCATCGTTGATGATGATATAAACACTCATGATTATCTGCGGTTTCATCGTGATCTTGGAATTGCCCTCAGCTCAACAACTGATCTGAATACCGCTGTGCAGATTTCTCTGGAAGCAGTTCTGCAGTTCAATACTGTTGATGCAGGCGGTGTGTATTTACTTAATCATGAAACAGATACTTTTGAACTTATCGAATACAGAGGGTTACCGGATTGGTTTGTTGAGAACAATAAATACTATTCTGCTGGTTCCTCGATGGGTATGCTAATGAAAAACGAGAGAACCATCTATCTTCAGTACGATGAGCATTCACCTTTCCCGGAGGAGCACAACGAGACGGATCAAATGTCAATAAATGCTCTCCTGCCAATAAAACACCTTGGAAAACTTGAAGCCGTGCTTTTTCTCGCCTCCAGGACAAAAAAGGACATACCGCCATCCGTCTACGATGAAATTGAGGGAATAGTACAGAAAATCAGTGGAACTATAGGCAGAATCAGAGCAGAGAACAGAATGAGAGTCAGTGAAGAAAAACACAGGATTCTATTGGAACGGATAGGAAGCCCCATTCTTGCGGTTAATGGAAACATGAAGATTCTTTTCAGCAACATAGTACTTGAGAATGTTCTTGATAACAGATCAATTAATGGGGAATTGGTAAGTACCGTCTTTTCAGGACAACTGGAAAAAGTACTAATCCGGGAATTCGGAGAAGTGTTTGAAACAGGAAAGCCACGACATGTTCTGGTTGAACACGAAGATCATATCTGGAATGTATTCTTCTCATCTCTTCCTGATGGAGTTCTTGCTATATTGCAAGATATCACAGCCTCAGAAAAAGCAAAGGAAAAACTCGATTTCAAAAGCAGATTCGAAAACCTTTTAATCGATATATCCACCGGGTTTATTGAAATGCAGGGAAACGCTCTTAATCCTGGCATTAACGATGCGCTTATGAAGGTCGGTACATCTATCCAGGCTGATAGATCGTACCTGTTTCAGGTTGACAATGCGGCCCGAACAGTATCCAATACTCATGAATGGTGTGCTGATGCAATAGAAACCCATATAGATAATCTTCAGAATCTTCCTTTTACTTCCATTCCATGGTGGATAAGCAAATTGACGAGACACGATACTATCAGCATTCCCTCCGTTGCAAACCTTCCAGAGGAGGCTTCAGCTGAAAAGGCTATTCTCGAACAGCTGTGCAATCAGTCGATGGTGGCAGTTCCAATTGTACATGGCGAGAATCTGATTGGTTTTCTGGGATTCGATTCGGTTCACCGGGAAAGAACGTGGAGCGAAGACATCATCGATCTTCTCCGGATTGTGGGAGTCGCGATGAGTAATGCGCTTCTGCGAAATCGAATGGAAACCGAACTCAGGAATATGTATCTTAAAGCTGATGAAGAAGCCAGAATGAATGCTACTCTGCTTAAGGAAGTGAACCACAGGGTAAAAAACAACTTATCCGAAATTATCGGACTTCTTTACGCACAGCTGCGGTATACTGAGGAGACAAAGAGCATAAGTGATTTTGTTCCCAGTCTAATAGGAAGAGTACAGGGACTCGCTACAGTTCACAGCATGCTGTCAAATTCCGGTTGGAAGCCTCTGAAGATCAGCGAGCTGGCCAGAGAAATAATCAGCGGTACCATATCCGTCAAACCGGGAGGACAGAGAGTATTCTCTACAGTACATGATTCAGATGCCAAGGTTAACTCGAACCAGGCTCATTCACTTGCGCTGATATTCAATGAACTGGTCAGGAATTCTATGAAGTACGCATTTAGAGACATTGAACACCTACGGATATCAGTGAATATTCATCAGGATGAGTCCGGTACGATCAGTATAAATTACCGGGATAACGGTTCGGGATTTCCCGGTGAAGTGCTCCGGATGGAAAAATCAGGATTGGGAATTGACATTATTAGAAATATGGTTTCGAAAAATCTGCAGGGCGAATTGACTATGGCCAATGATGCCGGAGCGATAACTGAAATAACTTTCACTGAAAACGAAGTGATATAG
- a CDS encoding response regulator produces the protein MTERSDISVLVVEDDHLVSEMVKGMLKELGYSIAGEAEDGHEAVEMVRLLHPDVVVMDIRMPRMNGIEAAILIQKHFPTPVVILSAYETEDLTDKAIEAGVGAYVVKPPKALELMRAIEVSLARFSDMAKLREQSNKLQEALRRVKQLTGILPICRNCKRIKDEEGEWHTLEDYIQKHSEAEFSRELCPVCRKKLYPESNSE, from the coding sequence ATGACTGAAAGAAGCGACATATCCGTTCTGGTTGTCGAGGATGATCATCTTGTATCCGAGATGGTGAAAGGTATGCTAAAAGAGCTTGGATACAGTATAGCTGGAGAAGCTGAAGACGGGCACGAGGCTGTTGAGATGGTGAGATTGTTACATCCTGACGTAGTAGTCATGGATATCAGAATGCCAAGAATGAACGGGATTGAAGCTGCCATTCTGATTCAGAAGCACTTCCCGACTCCGGTTGTTATACTGAGCGCGTACGAAACGGAAGACCTTACAGATAAAGCTATCGAGGCAGGAGTAGGCGCGTACGTTGTGAAACCACCGAAAGCACTTGAACTGATGAGGGCAATTGAAGTATCTCTTGCGCGATTCAGCGATATGGCCAAATTAAGAGAACAGAGTAACAAGCTGCAGGAGGCTCTGAGAAGAGTAAAGCAACTTACCGGAATACTCCCAATCTGCAGGAACTGTAAAAGGATCAAGGATGAGGAAGGAGAATGGCATACTCTGGAAGACTACATACAAAAACACTCAGAAGCAGAGTTCAGTCGCGAATTATGTCCGGTATGCAGAAAAAAATTGTATCCTGAATCCAATTCAGAGTAG
- a CDS encoding 4Fe-4S binding protein gives MITAEIQRGCISVFFRSRWITAAILFTLVPLTYAIIWIYQVDPLICNGCGNCIPYCTTGALYMDGPDAVIDPDLCNGCGNCAPHCIRGAIYKYWYEGLSGDETEEQLLFGPNPSSGLVLLTGATVGNQVEVFDVYGRLVLSTTVSSDGEALIDLSDLASGNYRIRVGSNEFQILTGFLLL, from the coding sequence ATGATCACGGCTGAAATCCAGAGAGGATGTATCTCAGTGTTTTTCAGGAGTAGATGGATTACTGCAGCGATTTTATTCACACTGGTACCTTTAACGTATGCAATAATATGGATATACCAGGTTGATCCACTGATATGCAACGGGTGCGGTAATTGCATTCCGTATTGCACGACAGGTGCCCTTTATATGGATGGTCCTGATGCGGTGATTGACCCTGACCTTTGTAATGGGTGTGGTAATTGCGCTCCCCACTGTATACGCGGAGCGATTTACAAATACTGGTACGAAGGACTATCGGGGGATGAAACCGAAGAACAACTGTTATTCGGGCCAAACCCCTCCTCAGGGCTTGTTCTCCTGACAGGAGCAACTGTCGGCAATCAGGTGGAGGTATTTGATGTCTACGGAAGGCTTGTGTTATCGACTACTGTTTCGTCTGACGGAGAAGCCCTGATTGATCTATCCGATTTAGCTTCCGGAAACTACCGTATTCGGGTTGGCAGCAATGAATTCCAGATTCTTACCGGCTTTCTACTACTCTGA